Proteins found in one Solitalea lacus genomic segment:
- a CDS encoding TlpA disulfide reductase family protein translates to MKTNKLKCYFTTLGISLLSLQGFAQSKDCIVSGKINGIDKASKITVGRDHGDHGGREILKQSTIDANGNFSITLPSQLANEVYDLQIEGIRMGVNFVAEKGHIEITGNKNKLYACEVKGTPQNEHWNNFQKFSLAQTMKGNQVMMNSQQYSKEERAAFFKKAESEKKAYTDSLIKNYPNSIVSLYLAKVPLMMMKYDQIDAVLKNFTPYFSKHPYYLAMKHRADIIRKTAPGAIAPDFTVLQPDGKSKIKLSSFRGKYVMLDFWASWCVPCRAENVHTKEIYEKYHSMGLEVISFSLDHELDKWKSALEKDGLVWHNASDLVGGIKSPVAKEYGIDGIPAIWIIDPNGKIIAEGVRGEALNKVLESIFAQKTKG, encoded by the coding sequence ATGAAAACGAATAAACTAAAGTGTTACTTCACAACACTTGGTATTTCCCTTTTGAGTTTGCAAGGTTTTGCACAAAGCAAAGATTGCATAGTTAGTGGAAAGATCAATGGAATAGATAAAGCATCAAAAATAACTGTTGGTCGTGACCATGGCGATCATGGGGGGCGAGAAATCTTAAAGCAATCTACAATAGATGCTAACGGAAATTTCTCCATTACGCTTCCTTCTCAATTAGCTAATGAAGTATATGATTTGCAAATTGAAGGGATTCGAATGGGTGTTAATTTCGTGGCTGAAAAAGGTCACATTGAAATTACTGGCAATAAAAACAAACTTTACGCTTGTGAAGTGAAGGGAACTCCTCAAAACGAACATTGGAATAACTTCCAGAAGTTTTCCCTGGCACAAACCATGAAGGGAAATCAGGTGATGATGAATAGCCAGCAATATTCTAAGGAAGAAAGAGCTGCTTTTTTCAAGAAAGCAGAATCCGAAAAAAAGGCCTATACAGATTCGTTGATCAAGAATTATCCGAATTCAATTGTTTCATTGTACCTGGCTAAGGTTCCTTTAATGATGATGAAATATGATCAGATTGATGCTGTTCTAAAAAACTTTACCCCCTACTTTTCTAAGCACCCATATTATCTTGCAATGAAGCACCGTGCTGATATAATCCGTAAGACGGCTCCAGGTGCAATCGCCCCTGATTTTACTGTATTACAACCGGATGGTAAGTCAAAAATTAAGCTTTCATCTTTCCGCGGAAAGTATGTAATGCTTGACTTTTGGGCGTCTTGGTGTGTGCCTTGTCGTGCGGAAAACGTGCATACGAAAGAAATTTATGAAAAATACCATTCTATGGGTTTAGAGGTGATTTCATTTTCATTAGATCATGAATTGGACAAATGGAAGAGTGCATTGGAGAAAGATGGTTTGGTATGGCACAATGCATCTGACTTGGTGGGTGGTATAAAGTCACCAGTTGCAAAAGAATATGGTATTGATGGCATTCCTGCCATTTGGATTATTGATCCAAATGGAAAAATTATCGCTGAAGGAGTAAGAGGCGAAGCGTTAAATAAAGTGTTGGAATCAATCTTTGCTCAAAAAACTAAAGGATAA
- a CDS encoding glycoside hydrolase family 27 protein — MKKYFFSAVFCCLVYLGKGQNMAQTPPMGWMTWNYFADNINEKDIKEIADALVSSGMAKAGYNHIFIDDGWQGGRDNRNNIIPDPMKFPSGIKALADYVHSKGLKLGIYSDAASLTCAGYTASLNFEQQDAKTFASWDIDYLKYDYCGAPEDTETAKKRYAAMANALRESKREIVLGVCEWGDRQPWLWAKEAGGQLWRTTADIRDKWKSSQLASKPSDLHRLGAGIMDIYDINVELTQYAGTGGWNDPDMLMAGLYGKKGPSGELGGKGCTDVEYRSQMSLWAMMSSPLIASNDVRTMNEVTKRILMNKEVIAINQDALGKPAVRKIKIETYDVLMKPLSNGDIAIAILNRSDKTQTIKINLEAFGLTGNYLINDLWLNKMIGKGKSWNGTVESHETKLFRLQASK; from the coding sequence ATGAAAAAGTATTTTTTTTCAGCAGTGTTTTGCTGTCTTGTTTATTTGGGTAAGGGGCAAAATATGGCACAAACCCCGCCAATGGGCTGGATGACCTGGAATTATTTTGCGGATAACATCAATGAAAAAGATATTAAAGAGATTGCAGATGCATTAGTCAGTTCAGGAATGGCCAAAGCAGGCTATAATCATATTTTTATTGACGATGGATGGCAGGGAGGGAGGGATAATCGAAATAATATTATTCCAGATCCGATGAAATTTCCTTCTGGAATAAAGGCTCTTGCTGATTACGTTCATAGTAAAGGTCTTAAGTTAGGAATTTATTCTGATGCGGCATCTTTGACATGTGCAGGTTATACGGCTAGTTTGAATTTTGAGCAACAAGATGCTAAAACATTTGCTTCTTGGGACATTGATTATTTGAAGTATGATTATTGTGGAGCTCCGGAAGATACGGAAACAGCAAAGAAAAGATATGCCGCCATGGCCAATGCCTTACGCGAAAGCAAAAGGGAAATTGTTCTTGGCGTTTGCGAATGGGGAGACAGACAACCTTGGCTTTGGGCCAAAGAAGCCGGAGGACAATTATGGAGAACTACTGCGGATATACGTGATAAATGGAAGAGCTCACAACTTGCAAGTAAACCGTCAGATTTACACAGACTTGGAGCCGGTATTATGGATATCTACGATATTAATGTTGAGTTAACCCAGTACGCGGGTACAGGAGGATGGAATGATCCGGATATGCTGATGGCAGGTTTATATGGCAAAAAAGGTCCTTCTGGCGAATTGGGAGGTAAAGGTTGTACCGATGTTGAATATAGGAGTCAGATGAGTTTGTGGGCAATGATGTCTTCTCCTTTGATTGCAAGTAATGATGTTAGAACAATGAACGAAGTAACTAAACGTATTTTGATGAATAAAGAAGTGATCGCTATTAATCAGGATGCTTTAGGAAAACCTGCAGTGCGGAAAATAAAAATTGAAACTTATGACGTACTAATGAAGCCGTTGAGTAATGGTGATATTGCAATTGCTATACTTAACAGAAGTGATAAAACGCAAACAATTAAAATTAACCTGGAGGCCTTTGGTTTAACCGGTAATTATTTAATAAATGATTTGTGGCTAAATAAAATGATTGGTAAAGGCAAATCATGGAACGGAACCGTTGAAAGCCATGAAACGAAATTGTTTAGATTACAAGCTTCTAAATAA
- a CDS encoding TlpA disulfide reductase family protein — MKKILRQVAIISFGVMFTIQAYAGDGIKTIVKGSVQGSEIKSVLMSRRDGMRETKITDSIESDGQFQLSMNLKQPGFYVLSTNSTNLDAVEMYLRPGDQISINMEKDQVVMSGKGSGLNQFLYKIQKSMPYQGSVASFTQTYNDRVKAIHNSSDEEVIRNKAILLGNEQGKYLDKVFGPVIEYKAHGGTPDMMEVNFADLNIRLVPEITIHPNWNQTVTELMFAKMRAGQLKVRSINTWIADFGNAVDHPKLREEFILALINYSASNGDLALNKELKEALPLIKDPKNIARLNAMKGKLAMNLNNYKSAPTGTDMSAYAFHDLNGKQVSISDYKGKIIYIDIWNTGCRPCIAEMPFLKKMEHEMHGKDIAFLSVSCDYNTEVWKNFLQKRNQTDEHQLIMGKKDPFFEKIGRSGIPRFVILDKNGKMVNNNCCKRPSNPLLKVYLTELLNQ, encoded by the coding sequence ATGAAGAAGATATTAAGACAAGTTGCCATCATTTCATTTGGGGTGATGTTTACAATCCAAGCTTACGCTGGAGACGGCATCAAAACTATAGTGAAAGGTTCGGTTCAAGGCTCAGAAATTAAATCGGTCCTGATGTCGAGACGCGATGGGATGCGTGAAACTAAGATCACTGATTCCATCGAATCCGACGGCCAATTTCAGTTGTCAATGAATCTAAAGCAGCCTGGGTTTTACGTGTTGTCAACCAATTCGACCAACTTGGACGCAGTGGAAATGTACTTAAGGCCGGGGGATCAAATTTCAATCAATATGGAAAAAGATCAGGTGGTAATGAGCGGTAAGGGAAGTGGGTTAAATCAGTTTCTATATAAAATTCAAAAATCGATGCCCTACCAAGGCTCGGTTGCCAGTTTCACCCAAACTTATAATGACCGAGTAAAGGCCATTCACAATTCAAGTGATGAAGAGGTTATTCGCAACAAAGCGATCTTATTGGGCAATGAACAAGGGAAATATCTGGATAAGGTATTTGGTCCGGTAATCGAATACAAAGCGCATGGTGGTACTCCGGATATGATGGAGGTGAATTTTGCCGATCTGAACATACGCTTGGTTCCTGAAATTACAATTCATCCTAACTGGAACCAAACTGTCACTGAGCTGATGTTTGCCAAAATGAGAGCCGGTCAGTTGAAAGTACGCAGCATCAATACCTGGATAGCAGATTTTGGAAATGCCGTTGATCATCCAAAATTGAGGGAAGAGTTTATCCTTGCCCTGATCAATTATTCTGCTTCGAATGGAGACCTCGCTCTCAATAAAGAATTGAAAGAAGCTTTGCCTTTGATTAAGGACCCAAAAAACATTGCCCGATTAAACGCAATGAAAGGCAAACTTGCCATGAACCTGAATAATTACAAATCTGCTCCGACGGGTACTGATATGAGTGCTTACGCTTTTCATGATTTAAATGGCAAACAAGTTTCAATCAGCGATTATAAAGGCAAAATTATCTATATCGATATTTGGAATACTGGATGTAGGCCATGCATTGCAGAAATGCCTTTCTTAAAGAAAATGGAGCATGAAATGCATGGTAAGGACATTGCTTTCCTTTCTGTTTCTTGCGACTATAATACAGAGGTTTGGAAAAACTTTTTGCAGAAGAGAAATCAGACCGATGAGCATCAACTTATCATGGGTAAAAAAGATCCATTCTTTGAAAAAATCGGCAGATCAGGAATTCCACGATTTGTGATTTTGGACAAAAATGGCAAAATGGTCAACAATAACTGTTGCAAGCGCCCGTCTAACCCATTACTGAAAGTTTACCTTACTGAATTATTAAATCAATAA
- a CDS encoding TlpA family protein disulfide reductase, whose amino-acid sequence MNKYCAFFAFLLSAVFSANAQYTEINGVSKTAKPNDVRLFKVVMGRIEEIAKTMPNSAGKFNLKFQPEYKGYYAIGFGDKYEILDKYKIYAKGDDKINLELNDSAYVLTGNNSKENQVLYQWYKLAYKVERRSVYFNRGGRRMQGFFPELQSLVEKSQNWMDGKETGNANFDQLMKSTINHDLAYFTMAYLISPRASKPNPNDYTAFVKSFNADSYLQNEELLKFPYGTTLLRCLVAFKSQDYYNSNWEKLLPGISNDVLKGEFVLSKMAAVKSYTNYQELYDAYNKYFLADDQKERVKKIEAGLQKYKPGTVAINFTGWDASGKEISLSDFKGKIVLVDVWATWCGPCNKEIPYLKKVEEEFHGKDVVFIGVSVDEQKDKEKWKKFLVDNQMEGVQLFAGGWHQSTIAKAYGINGIPRFMLFDRNGNIINVDAPRPSDPKLKATLLDLLNKS is encoded by the coding sequence ATGAATAAATATTGTGCATTTTTTGCCTTCCTTTTGAGTGCTGTTTTTTCTGCGAATGCTCAATACACAGAAATTAACGGGGTGTCAAAAACCGCCAAGCCGAATGATGTTAGGCTATTTAAGGTGGTTATGGGCCGTATTGAAGAAATCGCGAAAACAATGCCTAATTCCGCGGGCAAATTCAACTTAAAGTTTCAACCTGAGTACAAAGGATATTATGCTATTGGCTTTGGGGATAAATATGAAATTCTGGATAAATACAAGATTTACGCAAAAGGTGATGATAAGATCAATCTTGAGTTGAATGACTCTGCCTATGTGCTCACCGGGAATAATTCCAAGGAGAACCAGGTATTGTACCAATGGTATAAGTTAGCATACAAGGTTGAACGCAGATCGGTTTATTTTAATCGTGGTGGAAGAAGGATGCAAGGGTTCTTCCCTGAATTACAAAGCCTGGTTGAAAAATCACAAAATTGGATGGATGGAAAAGAAACAGGCAATGCCAATTTTGATCAGTTAATGAAAAGCACCATAAATCATGATTTGGCTTATTTTACCATGGCCTATTTGATTTCTCCACGTGCATCAAAGCCAAATCCGAATGACTATACTGCTTTTGTGAAAAGCTTTAACGCCGATAGCTATTTGCAAAATGAAGAGCTGTTAAAATTTCCTTACGGCACCACGTTGTTGAGATGTCTGGTAGCGTTTAAGAGTCAAGACTATTACAATAGCAATTGGGAAAAGCTGTTGCCTGGAATTTCAAACGATGTTTTGAAAGGCGAATTTGTGTTAAGCAAGATGGCTGCTGTTAAATCGTATACCAATTACCAAGAGCTATACGATGCCTATAACAAGTATTTTCTTGCTGATGATCAAAAAGAGCGTGTAAAGAAAATTGAAGCAGGATTGCAGAAATATAAGCCAGGCACAGTAGCTATTAATTTTACTGGCTGGGATGCCTCAGGTAAAGAAATTTCACTTTCAGATTTCAAGGGTAAAATTGTATTGGTAGATGTTTGGGCAACCTGGTGCGGTCCATGTAATAAGGAAATTCCTTACTTGAAAAAAGTAGAGGAGGAGTTTCATGGGAAAGATGTCGTGTTTATAGGTGTTTCGGTAGATGAGCAGAAAGACAAAGAGAAATGGAAGAAATTCCTAGTCGATAATCAGATGGAAGGCGTTCAGCTATTCGCCGGTGGCTGGCATCAATCAACAATTGCTAAGGCCTATGGCATCAACGGTATTCCTAGATTCATGCTGTTTGATAGAAACGGTAATATCATCAATGTTGATGCGCCGCGTCCAAGCGACCCGAAATTGAAAGCAACTTTATTAGACTTGTTGAATAAATCGTAA
- a CDS encoding polysaccharide deacetylase family protein: MFKNYLKYTLLAGMLVSSVSCQQSGKSEEEKSTQNSGHVTEKPIDSTTANAATENAANRKEASVAEILAKKEVPILCYHQIRDWKASDSKAAKDYIIPVSTFKAHMKMLADSGYHTVLPDQVYNYLVYGDPLPTKPVMLTFDDTEENQFLVANEELKKYGYKGVYFIMTVSIGRPKYMSKDQIKKLSDEGNVIGSHTWDHHNVKKYQGQDWVTQIEKPTKTLESITGKKIDYFAYPFGLWNKQAFPELKQRGFKAAFSLADKKDQEDPLFTIRRIIASGYWSANTLNKTMNNSFH; encoded by the coding sequence ATGTTTAAAAATTATTTAAAATATACATTACTGGCTGGAATGCTGGTGTCTTCGGTTTCTTGTCAACAAAGTGGTAAATCAGAAGAAGAGAAGTCAACCCAAAATTCAGGCCATGTAACCGAAAAACCGATTGATTCGACTACTGCAAATGCAGCAACAGAAAATGCAGCAAATAGAAAAGAGGCGTCTGTTGCAGAAATTTTAGCTAAAAAAGAAGTCCCTATTCTTTGTTATCACCAAATCAGAGATTGGAAGGCATCAGATTCAAAAGCGGCAAAGGATTATATTATTCCAGTAAGCACGTTTAAAGCTCATATGAAAATGCTTGCAGATAGCGGTTATCATACTGTTCTACCTGATCAGGTTTATAACTATTTAGTTTACGGAGATCCGCTTCCTACAAAACCCGTAATGTTAACTTTTGACGATACTGAAGAAAATCAATTTTTAGTTGCCAATGAAGAACTAAAAAAATATGGATATAAAGGAGTTTATTTTATCATGACAGTATCTATTGGCCGTCCTAAATACATGAGCAAAGACCAGATAAAAAAACTATCAGACGAAGGCAACGTGATTGGGAGTCATACCTGGGACCATCATAACGTTAAGAAATACCAAGGACAAGACTGGGTAACTCAAATTGAAAAACCGACTAAAACACTTGAAAGCATTACTGGTAAAAAGATTGATTATTTCGCTTATCCATTTGGATTGTGGAACAAACAAGCTTTCCCGGAGTTAAAACAAAGAGGTTTTAAAGCTGCTTTCAGCCTTGCTGATAAAAAAGATCAGGAAGATCCATTATTTACCATTCGCCGCATCATTGCAAGCGGTTACTGGAGTGCCAATACCTTAAATAAGACAATGAATAACAGCTTTCATTAA
- a CDS encoding tetratricopeptide repeat protein: MMKHLLTALLTLMSLVSLGQNKIQKEINYVRSFRKETNKIIVELGNSPRLCFLQMKNNPNFAKYAALIKPYGQKDYFKSRKLFEIGIEEKTNNIKFLRVLGKIEEEKYKQLQPEFDIAVARATATGEDEKFYDEALKLFNKGKYDAAIDTINKAIVINTLHPDFHELKALCLGNLKRYQQSTDEATFALEMDRSKPELFEIIANNFYLLNDNENAIKNYDKAIEYERENNPRIYHNYIKCLIDVPNPQRAIEVYKLYLYRINELTAPVGYEDNFPSDLEFYAGQAYQQVGDLNTALKIYNRLIVILPNVYGYYAQRGRLYQQKKDWLEAIRDFEVAMKLDTTETILLTNMAQVYQELHDYKKAEGAYLKYINHNPDDAIQISNYGYLLLDAERYKEAQKTFEQSFKIDPQSIDTHVGLILSAYLLGDTKKKKEYIENAKLQFPEIPINTSTLNSLIKTGNYYYSEKIISAWEEAIDQ; this comes from the coding sequence ATGATGAAACATTTACTTACTGCACTACTTACACTAATGTCTTTAGTCAGTTTAGGGCAAAATAAAATTCAAAAAGAAATCAACTATGTACGTAGCTTCCGAAAGGAAACTAATAAAATTATAGTAGAACTGGGCAATAGCCCCAGACTTTGCTTCCTGCAAATGAAGAACAACCCCAATTTCGCAAAGTACGCGGCACTAATAAAACCGTATGGGCAAAAAGATTATTTCAAAAGCAGAAAATTATTTGAGATAGGAATTGAGGAGAAAACAAACAACATAAAATTTCTTAGAGTTTTAGGGAAAATTGAGGAAGAAAAATACAAACAACTTCAACCTGAATTTGACATTGCTGTAGCAAGGGCTACGGCAACAGGAGAAGATGAAAAATTTTATGATGAGGCATTAAAACTATTCAACAAAGGGAAATATGATGCCGCAATAGACACCATTAACAAAGCAATTGTAATAAACACACTTCACCCTGACTTTCATGAACTCAAAGCGCTTTGTTTGGGTAATTTGAAACGCTACCAACAATCAACAGACGAAGCAACGTTTGCACTTGAAATGGACCGCTCAAAGCCAGAATTATTCGAAATTATAGCCAACAATTTTTATTTATTGAATGACAACGAAAATGCAATTAAGAACTATGATAAAGCAATCGAATACGAAAGAGAAAACAATCCCAGAATTTACCACAATTATATAAAATGCCTGATCGATGTACCCAATCCCCAAAGAGCAATCGAGGTTTACAAACTATACCTATATCGCATAAATGAACTAACCGCTCCCGTAGGTTATGAAGATAATTTCCCCAGCGATTTAGAGTTTTACGCCGGACAAGCCTATCAACAAGTCGGAGACTTAAATACGGCTCTCAAAATTTATAACAGACTAATTGTAATTCTTCCTAATGTTTATGGTTACTATGCTCAACGCGGAAGGCTTTATCAGCAAAAGAAGGATTGGTTAGAAGCTATCCGAGACTTTGAAGTTGCCATGAAGTTAGATACCACTGAAACCATTTTATTAACCAACATGGCTCAGGTGTACCAGGAACTTCATGATTACAAAAAAGCAGAAGGAGCTTATCTAAAATACATCAATCATAATCCAGATGATGCAATACAAATCAGTAACTATGGTTACCTTTTGCTTGATGCAGAACGCTACAAAGAGGCTCAAAAAACATTTGAACAATCATTTAAAATAGACCCTCAGAGTATTGACACTCATGTTGGCCTGATACTATCAGCCTATTTGCTGGGTGACACAAAGAAAAAAAAGGAATATATCGAGAATGCCAAACTACAATTTCCAGAAATCCCGATCAATACTTCCACTTTAAACAGTTTGATAAAAACCGGCAACTACTACTATTCTGAGAAAATAATTAGTGCTTGGGAAGAAGCAATTGATCAATAA
- a CDS encoding S46 family peptidase: MYKRTISKWSLLIAFLLSFTAQVRADEGMWLLALLKKNNAEEMKAMGLNIPLEKITGEDGSLSESVIGFGSGCTGSIISGSGLILTNYHCSYGAIQQYVSPTNDIFQNGFWANTAEQELPIHDLTVTINKKILNISEEVKAQLQNGTPGSNNIQSAIDAISKKYQQKYPKYKVLIKPYKNNSLFVLFLQLQYKDVRFVGVAPKNVAKFGGETDNWMWPRHSADFAFFRVYADKNGAPTAYSKSNVPLAVKNYLHIAKKGYKKGDFAMSMGYPAMSDRNASSSEIWDKTHVVNSAMIAARKLRQSILEAEMNKSPLVKQLYAEKYATSANYYKNAVGMNFWVDKLNIISRKENYEKEWMKWAFQDESKKNAYVTLLQDLKKGTEANAQYKKALNYYVEGFGSCEMIQFLSAFAKSYTSYVENLKTKPTLQNDLSNTARGYYKNFNADVDKKVTKAMLKLMADSIPEQLLPDIFAIRNLHSQAAIDQYVDDLFQNSVFADADRLQNWLKNPSVPIENDPAILLNESIENKRREIFKINSTNSNKLNRYASIYSNSLDDFRGGRYYPDADRTIRLSYGTVTDLQVDGKTIPYQTMFSGLIAKAADTTIKDYYLNKKLKSIWQNKDFDPYAINDDMPVCFVTNGDVTGGNSGSPMMNANGEIIGLVFDCNWESMTREFNFEKELHKVICVDIRYLLFITEKFSGSNRIIAEIEKTNQYSNLN, encoded by the coding sequence ATGTATAAGAGAACCATTTCCAAATGGTCATTGCTGATAGCTTTTTTATTGTCGTTCACTGCTCAGGTACGTGCAGATGAAGGGATGTGGCTATTGGCCTTGTTAAAAAAGAATAATGCTGAGGAGATGAAAGCAATGGGACTAAACATTCCCCTTGAAAAAATTACCGGTGAAGACGGTTCATTGAGTGAATCGGTAATTGGATTTGGTTCGGGATGTACCGGCTCTATCATTTCAGGTTCAGGCTTAATTCTTACAAATTACCACTGTTCTTACGGTGCTATTCAGCAGTATGTTTCTCCAACAAACGATATTTTCCAAAATGGTTTTTGGGCCAATACTGCTGAGCAGGAACTTCCTATTCATGATTTAACAGTTACCATCAATAAAAAGATTTTAAATATTTCTGAAGAGGTAAAGGCTCAGTTGCAAAATGGAACTCCCGGCTCTAATAACATTCAAAGCGCAATAGATGCTATTTCGAAAAAATATCAGCAAAAGTATCCTAAATATAAGGTCCTAATCAAGCCATATAAGAACAACAGTCTATTTGTTCTTTTTCTTCAACTGCAATACAAAGACGTACGTTTTGTAGGTGTAGCACCTAAAAATGTAGCCAAGTTCGGAGGTGAAACTGATAACTGGATGTGGCCTCGCCACAGCGCTGATTTTGCTTTCTTTAGGGTATATGCAGATAAAAATGGAGCGCCTACGGCTTATTCAAAAAGCAATGTACCATTGGCGGTTAAAAACTATCTGCATATAGCAAAGAAGGGATATAAGAAAGGTGACTTTGCTATGTCAATGGGTTATCCTGCTATGTCCGACCGAAACGCTTCTTCATCAGAAATTTGGGATAAAACCCATGTGGTTAATTCGGCAATGATAGCGGCCCGTAAACTTCGTCAATCCATCCTGGAAGCTGAAATGAACAAAAGTCCGCTTGTTAAACAATTATATGCTGAAAAATATGCCACCTCGGCCAACTATTATAAGAATGCCGTAGGCATGAACTTTTGGGTAGATAAGTTAAATATCATTTCCCGAAAAGAAAATTATGAAAAGGAGTGGATGAAATGGGCCTTTCAAGATGAAAGCAAGAAAAACGCTTATGTCACTTTATTGCAGGATCTGAAAAAAGGAACAGAAGCAAATGCGCAGTATAAAAAGGCGCTTAATTATTATGTCGAAGGCTTCGGCTCATGCGAAATGATTCAATTTCTTTCAGCTTTTGCGAAATCATATACAAGCTATGTAGAGAATTTGAAAACCAAACCAACTCTTCAAAACGACCTTTCGAACACAGCCAGAGGATATTATAAAAATTTCAATGCAGATGTCGACAAGAAGGTGACCAAGGCGATGCTTAAACTAATGGCAGATAGTATCCCTGAGCAATTATTGCCCGATATTTTTGCTATAAGAAACCTTCATTCTCAAGCAGCGATTGATCAATATGTTGACGACCTGTTCCAAAATTCAGTTTTTGCGGATGCTGACAGACTTCAAAATTGGTTAAAGAACCCATCCGTGCCGATTGAAAATGACCCTGCGATTTTATTAAACGAATCGATTGAGAATAAGCGTAGAGAAATTTTCAAAATAAACTCTACTAATTCAAACAAGCTAAACAGATACGCTTCTATCTACTCAAATAGCCTTGATGATTTTAGAGGAGGTCGCTATTATCCGGATGCCGATAGAACTATTCGTCTTTCGTACGGAACTGTTACAGACCTTCAGGTGGACGGTAAGACAATCCCTTATCAAACCATGTTCAGTGGGTTGATTGCCAAAGCTGCCGATACAACAATTAAAGATTATTATTTGAATAAAAAATTGAAGTCCATTTGGCAAAACAAAGACTTTGACCCTTACGCGATAAATGATGATATGCCTGTTTGTTTTGTAACCAATGGTGATGTAACGGGCGGAAATTCGGGCAGTCCGATGATGAATGCCAATGGGGAAATTATCGGCCTGGTATTCGACTGTAACTGGGAATCGATGACAAGGGAGTTCAATTTCGAAAAAGAACTTCACAAAGTAATCTGCGTAGACATTCGTTATTTACTGTTTATTACAGAGAAGTTTTCTGGTTCAAATAGAATCATAGCTGAAATTGAGAAGACTAATCAGTATAGCAACTTAAATTAA